Proteins found in one Planococcus citri chromosome 2, ihPlaCitr1.1, whole genome shotgun sequence genomic segment:
- the LOC135835450 gene encoding uncharacterized protein LOC135835450, which yields MKTYPFFIFFVMLSNLALNHGDHRPVFLPNSTNFEEIIECSGFVDKTLFIEAFFHFESNPYHLITRPRKFGKTTNMNMLKHFVQLEVGENGRIKNPKKTSAHRIFTNRTLNLRISTYNRVIEKHLGKYPVIHIELKGVMRNTFDETLKNIRERVRNTCSSYKWMIPILLEKNQHKNDPNIAQQIRFLKKAIHGTMNLDILIKSLSLLAKILLNYFRKKLFVFIDDYDVALDYSIRYAHEVKYDPTKITHMLSSMIEKLFNDHLADIKYIMITGLTYSFPSIFFNYQISLEHHKFLSSFEMASFFGFTDDQVTDLLVRHEIDENEKYQLREFYDGYRNPEWGITLYNTNSVLNYLASFEAEKITYPLSWIDPGSLDFMLKALENPNIYTSCLQILMAEPNHFLSQTYAKETHLIKLGSRLKNNSTLGRDKATAFIWYCLENGYITNSKAKTGPPIPLLSFSNKEMEIEFTKILFRFYHSHVGRMTGPLSRAMKNLINFKRIDEEVFNLKCRLEKLINSQFQFEGCDEELHYYVLIYYVVKLHFNDVFTYVKKDEKDDQNDNTYYIVANTNRTKSAIIALKYRYGVGKALKCASKFENKKFVSEDKIFSYIGIRIDLQEKCARVAYFSSIDHKKIAC from the coding sequence ATGAAGACCTACCCATTTTTTATCTTCTTTGTAATGCTCTCAAATCTAGCCCTCAATCACGGAGACCATCGACCcgtatttttaccaaattctaCAAATTTCGAAGAAATCATCGAATGTTCAGGATTCGTCGATAAAACACTTTTCatcgaagctttttttcatttcgaatcaAACCCTTACCATCTTATCACTCGTCctcgaaaatttggaaaaaccaCAAATATGAATATGCTGAAACATTTCGTGCAATTGGAAGTCGGTGAAAATGGTcgaattaaaaatccaaagaaaACATCCGCCCATCGTATATTTACCAATCGAACATTGAATTTACGAATTTCAACTTATAATAGAGTCATCGAGAAGCACTTGGGGAAATACCCAGTCATTCACATTGAACTCAAAGGCGTTATGAGAAACACTTTCGacgaaacattaaaaaatattcgagAACGGGTACGAAATACTTGCTCGTCTTACAAATGGATGATTCCAATTTTACTCGAGAAAAATCAACACAAGAATGACCCAAATATTGCTCaacaaattcgatttttaaaaaaagcgatTCATGGAACGATGAATTtagatattttaataaaaagcttATCCTTGCTGGCGAAAATATTGCTGAATTATTTTCGCAAAAAGCTTTTCGTATTTATAGACGATTATGACGTAGCTTTAGATTATAGCATAAGATACGCGCATGAAGTGAAATACGATCCTACTAAAATAACTCATATGTTGAGCTCTatgatagaaaaattattcaacgatCATTTGGCAGATATAAAATACATCATGATCACCGGTTTAACTTACAGCTTCCCTTCGATATTCTTCAATTACCAGATTTCTCTAGAACATCACAAGTTCCTGAGTTCTTTCGAAATGGCTTCGTTCTTCGGATTCACCGATGATCAAGTGACAGATCTTCTGGTTCGTCACGAAAtcgacgaaaatgaaaaataccaacTCAGGGAATTCTACGATGGTTACCGAAATCCCGAATGGGGCATCACTTTGTACAATACGAACAGCGTGTTGAACTATTTAGCTTCGTTTGAGGCCGAGAAAATTACCTATCCTTTATCCTGGATAGACCCAGGTTCGTTGGATTTCATGctaaaagctttagaaaatccCAACATTTATACTTCctgtttacaaattttgatgGCAGAACCAAACCATTTTTTGTCTCAAACCTACGCCAAAGAAACTCATTTGATAAAGCTAGGAAGtcgcttgaaaaataattctaccCTGGGAAGAGACAAAGCAACTGCCTTCATCTGGTACTGTCTGGAAAATGGATACATTACGAATTCCAAAGCCAAAACTGGACCACCAATAcctcttctttctttttctaaTAAAGAAATGGAAATAGAATTCACTAAAATATTATTTCGATTTTACCATTCACACGTGGGTAGAATGACAGGTCCACTATCTCGTGCAATGAAGAATTTAATCAACTTCAAACGTATTGACGAGGAAGTGTTTAATTTAAAATGTCGACTCGAGAAGCTTATTAATTCGCAGTTTCAATTCGAAGGTTGCGATGAGGAACTGCATTACTACGTTTTAATTTATTACGTTGTGAAGTTACATTTCAACGATGTTTTTACGTAcgtgaaaaaagatgaaaaggacGATCAAAACGATAATACGTATTACATCGTAGCAAATACAAATAGAACTAAATCAGCTATAATTGCTTTAAAATATCGTTATGGTGTTGGAAAGGCTCTAAAATGtgcttccaaatttgaaaacaaaaagtttgTCAGCGAAGACAAAATTTTCTCCTATATTGGTATAAGAATTGACCTGCAAGAAAAATGTGCCCGCGttgcatatttttcatcgattgatcataaaaaaattgcgTGCTGA